A DNA window from Sphingomonas changnyeongensis contains the following coding sequences:
- a CDS encoding head-tail connector protein, with protein sequence MRRPAGEAHVLTLAEMAAADLAAARAAARDHARITQSGEETVLDAQILAALGLCEAFCGCQMLSRTAAQILPARGDWQRLAARPVAAILNVEGIPAEGAGFALPVDAYAIDIDEDGTGLLRVIAPGAAGRVRVQYRAGLAPDWAALPAPIAQGIVRLAVHLFSSREMPGTPSAALPPAAVAALWRPWRRMGLA encoded by the coding sequence ATGCGCCGTCCGGCGGGGGAGGCGCATGTGCTGACATTGGCGGAAATGGCCGCCGCGGACCTCGCCGCGGCACGAGCGGCCGCGCGCGATCATGCGCGGATCACCCAGTCCGGCGAGGAGACCGTGCTCGACGCGCAGATCCTCGCCGCGCTTGGCCTGTGCGAGGCGTTTTGCGGTTGTCAGATGCTGTCCCGCACCGCGGCGCAGATCCTGCCGGCGCGCGGCGACTGGCAGCGGCTGGCGGCCCGTCCGGTCGCCGCGATCCTCAATGTCGAGGGCATCCCGGCCGAGGGGGCGGGCTTTGCCCTGCCGGTCGATGCCTATGCGATCGACATTGACGAGGACGGCACCGGATTGCTGCGGGTGATCGCGCCGGGGGCTGCCGGCCGGGTGCGCGTCCAGTATCGCGCCGGGCTGGCACCGGACTGGGCGGCGCTGCCCGCACCCATCGCCCAGGGCATTGTCCGCCTGGCCGTTCATCTGTTTTCCAGCCGCGAGATGCCGGGCACGCCATCGGCGGCGCTGCCGCCTGCGGCGGTCGCGGCGCTGTGGCGGCCATGGCGCCGGATGGGGCTGGCCTGA
- a CDS encoding phage major tail protein, TP901-1 family, translating to MPIERGSAFLLKISDGAAPPAYQTVAGLRTTQLSINGEAVVVTNKGSGGWRELLSGAGVRSVSVSGAGVFTGSAAEARLKAHALSGTLADCELSFEGGERMQGRFLVARLDYAGDFNGERSYTLALESSGAVAAL from the coding sequence ATGCCGATTGAACGCGGGAGCGCGTTTCTGCTCAAGATCAGCGATGGTGCGGCACCGCCCGCCTATCAGACCGTGGCCGGGCTGCGCACGACGCAGCTGAGCATCAATGGCGAAGCGGTGGTCGTGACCAACAAGGGGTCGGGCGGCTGGCGCGAATTGCTGTCGGGGGCCGGGGTCCGGTCAGTCTCGGTGTCGGGCGCGGGCGTGTTCACCGGTTCGGCGGCTGAGGCGCGGCTGAAGGCCCATGCGCTGTCCGGGACGCTCGCGGACTGCGAGTTGAGCTTTGAGGGCGGCGAGCGGATGCAGGGGCGCTTTCTCGTCGCGCGCCTTGATTATGCCGGCGATTTCAACGGCGAGCGCAGCTACACGCTTGCCCTTGAAAGCTCCGGCGCGGTGGCCGCGCTGTGA
- a CDS encoding gene transfer agent family protein, which yields MSGANPVRGEASLRVGAADLVLRPSFAALVAAESELGSLFALVERAAAGQLTLQEMTALFWHCLRDRPVELSREALGEAVAAAGLAAATPALATLLRQILEGR from the coding sequence GTGAGCGGGGCCAATCCCGTGCGCGGCGAGGCCAGCCTGCGCGTCGGCGCGGCCGATCTGGTGCTGCGGCCAAGCTTTGCGGCGCTGGTGGCGGCGGAGTCGGAACTCGGGTCGCTGTTTGCGCTTGTCGAGCGTGCCGCCGCCGGTCAGCTGACCCTGCAGGAGATGACTGCGCTGTTCTGGCACTGCCTGCGCGACCGGCCGGTGGAGCTGAGCCGCGAAGCGCTCGGCGAGGCGGTGGCGGCGGCCGGGCTTGCCGCCGCGACACCGGCGCTCGCCACGCTGCTGCGCCAGATCCTTGAGGGGCGCTGA
- a CDS encoding phage tail assembly chaperone, with protein MAGRGFSAAAAQLAGHAQAMLGWRPDEFWAATPADLALAVAGLVPTAEVPADGALLTRLKELFPDG; from the coding sequence ATGGCCGGGCGTGGCTTTTCCGCCGCCGCCGCGCAGCTGGCGGGGCACGCCCAGGCGATGCTCGGCTGGCGGCCCGATGAGTTCTGGGCGGCGACGCCTGCCGATCTGGCGCTGGCGGTGGCCGGTCTGGTCCCGACGGCGGAGGTGCCCGCCGATGGCGCGCTGCTCACAAGGCTGAAGGAGCTGTTTCCCGATGGATGA
- a CDS encoding tail tape measure protein: MDEEIERLVIGVRADTAGFARDLEAMRAQLEGPFGDGVARAGRGLEAVLARAVRTGRLGFEDLKRVALQVLGEIAASAVTSGIGAILAGIGAGGGGTGRGGIAGGLLGGLTGGLIGGLPGRATGGPVSPGQAYLVGERGPELFVPTMSGRIAPGAAPGRDVRIAITVNAPGGTDQAQALARSSRQIAREVRRALG, from the coding sequence ATGGATGAGGAAATCGAACGGCTGGTGATCGGCGTGCGCGCCGACACCGCCGGCTTTGCCCGCGATCTGGAGGCGATGCGCGCCCAGCTCGAAGGGCCGTTCGGCGACGGGGTGGCGCGCGCCGGGCGCGGGCTGGAGGCGGTGCTGGCCCGCGCGGTGCGCACCGGCCGGCTGGGCTTTGAGGATCTGAAGCGCGTGGCGTTGCAGGTGCTGGGCGAGATCGCCGCATCCGCCGTCACATCGGGCATCGGCGCAATCCTGGCCGGCATCGGTGCTGGCGGGGGCGGGACGGGCAGGGGCGGGATTGCCGGCGGTCTGCTCGGCGGGCTGACCGGCGGCCTGATCGGCGGACTGCCGGGCCGCGCGACCGGCGGGCCGGTCAGCCCCGGCCAGGCCTATCTGGTCGGTGAGCGGGGGCCGGAACTGTTCGTGCCGACCATGTCGGGCCGGATCGCGCCCGGCGCTGCGCCGGGCCGCGACGTGCGCATCGCGATCACCGTCAACGCGCCCGGCGGCACCGATCAGGCGCAGGCGCTGGCGCGGTCCAGCCGCCAGATCGCGCGCGAGGTCCGCCGGGCGCTCGGCTGA
- a CDS encoding DUF2460 domain-containing protein, with product MGYWLARQRSVQETSFIKRFDPQYWTVDFPRPMMASVVTTAPDALRVDAVFYARDELAGLIWWSEDRHDHPLLAYETRRDYRGCRLRFRWRAAGVVPLDAVNGPTLTIEGRDAAGQARAWYVRLWNYAEGSPEDAAITLDFGDLAGGFLLPDEADPVFAGDIDRMFISLVPPGYAPAGGALPAPVEAFVELTEIACDGPASVLEIGDVLVPPHSLRIATGYDDAYNVTPARLLRTILHLGYRGTINHYVGMSHYFRLAGGLVSGADADPLCVPCTAWHRDLAARARALDYDLIWSLSYELFDAHCPEDWKQRAANGDPALTGWSPPSTLLSPASAAAMAYLQAVGRAFAVIARDAGLTMRFQVGEPWWWVGRDLRLHIYDAAARAALGPDLPVIDDVGAPMGAAERALLDRAGALLAASTADLVAAVRTVVPDAEALILLYLPTIFSAPELPRALAPLGWRKPAFDVLQLEDYEWVTDGLTARSAPGLAEMGTRLGYPLEEQHYLSGFVLRPEDRGQWAPIAAAARAAMARGVAQTFVWALPQVIRDGFTWFPEEERMDAFDDVVFPLEIGREASMSAMTSTAIASGAGGHEQRSAEWAEARLRFDAGPGVRSESDLADLVAFFRGRRGPARAFRFRDPFDDRSCAAAAAPDPADQLIGTGDGRTSRFPLIKRYGDVTRRITRPVAATVRVAVAGDEVTGFALEAGGVVAFDRPPPAGAAVTAGFRFDVPVRFAEDRLDIARATFLAGEAPSVPLIEVKEDR from the coding sequence ATGGGGTATTGGCTGGCCCGGCAACGCAGCGTCCAGGAGACGAGCTTTATCAAGCGGTTCGATCCGCAATATTGGACGGTCGATTTTCCGCGCCCGATGATGGCATCGGTGGTGACCACCGCGCCCGATGCGCTGCGCGTCGATGCGGTGTTTTACGCGCGCGACGAACTGGCCGGGCTGATCTGGTGGTCCGAGGATCGGCATGATCATCCGCTGCTCGCCTATGAAACGCGGCGCGATTATCGCGGCTGCCGGCTGCGCTTCCGGTGGCGGGCGGCTGGGGTGGTGCCGCTCGATGCGGTCAATGGCCCGACCCTCACCATCGAGGGCCGCGATGCGGCCGGGCAGGCGCGGGCATGGTATGTCCGGCTGTGGAATTACGCCGAGGGCAGCCCCGAGGATGCGGCGATCACGCTTGATTTCGGGGATCTGGCTGGCGGGTTCCTGCTGCCGGACGAGGCCGATCCGGTCTTTGCCGGCGATATCGACCGGATGTTCATCTCGCTGGTGCCGCCGGGCTATGCGCCCGCAGGCGGTGCGCTGCCCGCGCCGGTCGAGGCCTTTGTCGAACTGACGGAGATCGCCTGTGACGGCCCGGCTTCGGTGCTGGAGATCGGCGACGTGCTGGTGCCGCCGCACAGCCTCAGGATCGCGACCGGCTATGACGACGCCTATAACGTCACCCCCGCGCGGCTGCTGCGGACGATCCTGCACCTCGGCTATCGCGGGACCATCAACCATTATGTCGGGATGAGCCATTATTTCCGCCTGGCCGGCGGGCTGGTGAGCGGGGCTGACGCCGATCCGCTGTGTGTGCCCTGCACGGCATGGCACCGCGATCTGGCGGCGCGGGCGCGGGCGCTTGATTATGATCTGATCTGGTCATTGAGCTATGAGCTGTTCGACGCCCATTGCCCGGAAGACTGGAAGCAGCGTGCGGCCAATGGCGATCCGGCGCTGACCGGCTGGTCGCCGCCATCGACGCTGTTGTCGCCGGCCAGTGCGGCGGCAATGGCCTATCTGCAGGCTGTGGGTCGCGCCTTTGCCGTCATTGCGCGCGATGCGGGCCTGACGATGCGCTTTCAGGTCGGGGAGCCGTGGTGGTGGGTCGGCCGGGACTTGCGGCTGCACATCTATGACGCCGCCGCGCGCGCCGCCCTGGGTCCCGATCTGCCAGTGATCGACGATGTCGGCGCGCCGATGGGGGCAGCCGAGCGGGCGCTGCTCGACCGCGCCGGGGCTTTGCTTGCGGCATCGACAGCCGATCTGGTCGCCGCCGTCCGCACCGTCGTGCCGGATGCCGAGGCGCTGATCCTGCTCTATCTGCCGACGATCTTTTCAGCGCCCGAACTGCCGCGCGCGCTCGCCCCGCTGGGCTGGCGCAAGCCCGCCTTCGATGTCCTCCAGCTCGAGGATTATGAATGGGTCACGGACGGGCTGACCGCGCGCAGCGCGCCGGGGCTGGCGGAAATGGGGACGCGGCTCGGCTATCCGCTTGAGGAGCAGCATTATCTGAGCGGCTTTGTGCTGCGGCCCGAGGATCGCGGCCAATGGGCGCCGATTGCGGCGGCGGCGCGCGCGGCGATGGCGCGCGGCGTCGCGCAGACCTTTGTGTGGGCGCTGCCGCAGGTGATCCGCGACGGCTTTACCTGGTTTCCGGAGGAAGAGCGCATGGATGCTTTCGACGATGTGGTCTTTCCGCTCGAGATCGGGCGCGAGGCGAGCATGAGTGCGATGACCTCGACCGCCATTGCCAGCGGCGCCGGCGGCCATGAACAGCGCAGCGCCGAATGGGCCGAGGCGCGGCTGCGCTTCGATGCCGGGCCGGGCGTTCGGTCGGAAAGCGATCTTGCTGATCTGGTGGCGTTTTTTCGTGGACGGCGCGGCCCGGCACGGGCGTTTCGGTTCCGGGATCCGTTCGATGACCGGTCCTGTGCTGCCGCCGCTGCGCCCGATCCGGCCGACCAGCTGATCGGGACGGGCGACGGCCGCACCAGCCGGTTCCCGCTCATCAAGCGCTATGGCGATGTCACGCGGCGCATCACCCGCCCGGTTGCGGCGACCGTCAGGGTGGCGGTGGCGGGCGATGAAGTGACCGGCTTTGCGCTCGAAGCGGGCGGGGTGGTCGCGTTCGACCGGCCCCCTCCCGCCGGTGCGGCGGTAACCGCCGGTTTCCGTTTCGACGTGCCGGTGCGCTTTGCCGAGGACCGGCTGGACATTGCCCGCGCGACATTCCTGGCCGGCGAGGCCCCGAGCGTCCCGCTGATCGAGGTGAAGGAAGACCGATGA
- a CDS encoding DUF2163 domain-containing protein produces the protein MSAIADTALVHLALCWRIERRDGVAIGLTGHDRQLEIDGFVYRAAPGLTPSAIEQVTGGRPGDGAMEISGALTADALGADDLGAGRWDGAAVTLIVADWTAPARHVVIAEGRLGPVSAGQGRFTAELEGPEMLLARPVVEEVTPECRAALGDRRCRVDLAGRTRIGHVRSADGPIVDLDIVEPVANGWGWGQLRWLDGRNGGLSQLVLASSGARVTLAAPPAFPPLAGERVVMIEGCDRLLATCSVRFGNARNFQGEPHVPGNDLLTRYPPP, from the coding sequence ATGAGCGCGATTGCGGATACGGCGCTGGTGCATCTGGCGCTGTGCTGGCGCATCGAACGGCGCGACGGCGTCGCCATCGGCCTGACCGGCCATGATCGTCAACTGGAGATTGACGGCTTTGTCTATCGTGCCGCGCCCGGCCTGACCCCGTCGGCGATCGAGCAGGTCACGGGCGGCAGGCCGGGCGACGGGGCGATGGAAATCAGCGGCGCGCTGACCGCCGATGCGCTGGGTGCCGACGATCTGGGCGCAGGCCGCTGGGACGGGGCGGCGGTCACGCTGATCGTGGCGGACTGGACGGCCCCGGCGCGCCATGTCGTGATCGCTGAAGGGCGGCTTGGTCCGGTAAGCGCGGGCCAGGGGCGGTTCACCGCCGAACTGGAAGGGCCGGAGATGCTGCTGGCCCGGCCCGTCGTCGAGGAGGTGACGCCGGAATGCCGGGCAGCCCTGGGTGATCGCAGGTGCCGGGTCGACCTGGCCGGTCGCACACGGATCGGCCATGTGCGCAGCGCCGACGGCCCCATTGTCGATCTCGATATCGTCGAGCCGGTGGCCAATGGCTGGGGCTGGGGGCAGCTGCGCTGGCTTGACGGGCGCAATGGCGGGCTGAGCCAGCTGGTGCTGGCGAGCAGCGGCGCGCGTGTCACCCTGGCTGCCCCGCCGGCATTTCCGCCCTTGGCGGGCGAGCGGGTGGTGATGATCGAGGGATGCGACCGGCTGCTCGCCACCTGCTCTGTCCGGTTCGGCAATGCCCGCAACTTCCAGGGCGAGCCGCATGTCCCCGGCAATGATCTGTTGACGCGTTATCCGCCGCCATGA
- a CDS encoding NlpC/P60 family protein, whose protein sequence is MTEIVVAARALVGVRFRLHGRDPAHGLDCIGLVALALGRTAPGGYGLRGGDPARVAAALAEAGLVAAPAQDPQPGDILLMRPGAAQLHLGVRTATGLIHADAALGRVVERPGPIPWEVIGSWRRLF, encoded by the coding sequence ATGACCGAGATTGTTGTGGCAGCACGCGCGCTGGTGGGCGTGCGCTTTCGCCTGCATGGCCGCGATCCGGCGCACGGCCTGGACTGTATCGGGCTGGTGGCGCTGGCGCTCGGGCGGACTGCGCCCGGCGGCTATGGCTTGCGCGGCGGCGATCCGGCGCGGGTCGCCGCCGCCCTTGCCGAGGCCGGGCTGGTCGCGGCCCCGGCGCAGGATCCGCAGCCTGGCGACATTCTGCTGATGCGGCCCGGCGCGGCGCAGCTGCATCTTGGGGTGCGGACGGCGACCGGGCTGATCCATGCCGATGCGGCGCTGGGCCGGGTGGTTGAACGGCCCGGCCCCATTCCCTGGGAGGTGATCGGATCATGGCGACGCTTGTTCTGA
- a CDS encoding phage tail protein yields the protein MATLVLTSLGAVLGPVGAAIGATLGQLVDRRIFGPRGASGPRLQDLRIQTSSYGAPIPQLFGTVRVAGTLIWSTDLIETRNRQGGGKGRPSTTSYSYSASFAVLLSGRRVGAVRRIWADGNLLRGAGGDWKGEIGGFRLHDGRADQPPDPLIAALEPAAPAYRGRAYAVFEQLQLAPFGNRIPALTFEVEADPGPVMLDDVLAELGGGAVVGQGGDAVSGLVVAADTLGQAVETFADLLPAMPVPAGRGLRIGAAGPPVTLGPDEIGIEDRQTRSSAAGPTALSLGYFDPARDYQAGVQRARRPGAGESQARIDLPVTLDAGAARQLAERAIDRRRTGMRQRTLRCGWRRLTLAPGDLVQTPDEARIWRVTERRIGRDGVMLSLVAIAHGLTADLPAAPGRPALPPDAVHGPTRVHLLDLPPLDDAPVARPRLLVAAAGAMPGWRRAALLIGRAATAELQPIGDTVAPALIGTALAALPPADPGLFDLRHSVDVAMAHAGMMLADADDGRLIAGANLALIGDELVQYGMARPLGEGRWRLSRLVRGRRGTGAAVAGHRAGERFLLIEPDALRVHEPPVDAIGADMVVLASGIGDPQPVESVARGIGAAVRPLPPVHLAARRRADGGFDLSWIRQSREGGRWIDGTDAPLGEEREAYRLEIVTESGPARSWLSDRAFHVYGPDDVARDRLAGVSVTMRVVQLGSFAASQPAQLRIALGA from the coding sequence ATGGCGACGCTTGTTCTGACCTCGCTTGGCGCGGTGCTGGGGCCGGTTGGTGCCGCCATCGGGGCGACGCTTGGCCAACTTGTCGACCGGCGCATTTTCGGGCCGCGCGGCGCATCGGGGCCGCGCCTTCAGGATCTCAGGATCCAGACATCGTCCTATGGCGCACCAATCCCGCAGCTGTTCGGCACGGTCCGTGTCGCCGGCACCTTGATCTGGTCGACCGACCTCATTGAAACGCGCAACCGGCAAGGGGGCGGCAAGGGGCGGCCCAGCACGACCAGCTACAGCTATTCGGCGTCCTTTGCGGTGCTGCTGTCCGGCCGGCGGGTGGGCGCGGTGCGCCGGATCTGGGCCGATGGGAACCTGCTGCGCGGCGCGGGGGGCGACTGGAAGGGCGAAATCGGTGGTTTTCGCCTGCACGACGGACGTGCGGATCAGCCGCCCGATCCGCTGATCGCCGCGCTGGAGCCTGCCGCACCTGCCTATCGGGGGCGTGCCTATGCGGTATTCGAGCAATTGCAGCTGGCACCGTTCGGCAACCGCATTCCGGCGCTGACGTTCGAGGTGGAGGCTGATCCCGGCCCGGTGATGCTCGACGATGTGCTGGCCGAGCTGGGCGGCGGGGCGGTTGTCGGGCAGGGGGGTGATGCGGTCAGCGGGTTGGTCGTCGCCGCCGACACGCTCGGTCAGGCGGTCGAGACGTTTGCCGATCTGCTGCCGGCCATGCCGGTGCCGGCTGGCCGGGGCCTGCGGATCGGCGCGGCGGGCCCGCCCGTCACCCTGGGTCCGGATGAAATCGGGATCGAGGATCGGCAGACGCGCAGCTCCGCTGCCGGCCCGACCGCGCTGTCGCTTGGCTATTTCGATCCGGCCCGGGACTATCAGGCCGGGGTGCAGCGTGCCCGGCGGCCGGGTGCGGGGGAAAGCCAGGCGCGCATCGATCTGCCTGTCACGCTCGACGCCGGGGCGGCGCGGCAGCTTGCCGAGCGGGCGATTGATCGCAGGCGAACGGGGATGCGGCAGCGGACGCTGCGCTGCGGCTGGCGACGCCTAACGCTTGCGCCGGGCGATCTGGTGCAGACCCCCGATGAGGCGCGGATCTGGCGCGTCACCGAACGGCGGATCGGCCGCGACGGCGTGATGCTGAGCCTTGTCGCCATCGCCCATGGCCTGACCGCCGATCTGCCTGCGGCTCCCGGCCGGCCCGCCCTGCCGCCGGACGCGGTGCATGGGCCGACGCGCGTCCATCTGCTCGATCTGCCGCCGCTCGATGATGCGCCGGTCGCGCGACCCCGTCTGCTGGTGGCAGCCGCCGGGGCGATGCCGGGATGGCGGCGCGCCGCGCTGCTGATCGGGCGTGCCGCCACCGCAGAGCTGCAGCCGATCGGCGATACCGTCGCGCCGGCGCTGATCGGCACCGCGCTGGCGGCGCTGCCTCCGGCCGATCCGGGGCTGTTCGACCTGCGGCACAGCGTTGACGTGGCAATGGCCCATGCCGGGATGATGCTGGCGGATGCCGATGACGGCCGGCTGATTGCGGGGGCAAATCTGGCGCTCATCGGGGACGAGCTGGTGCAATATGGCATGGCCCGGCCGCTGGGCGAGGGGCGCTGGCGCCTTTCCCGCCTCGTGCGCGGGCGGCGCGGCACCGGCGCGGCGGTGGCGGGGCACCGCGCGGGGGAGCGGTTTTTGCTCATCGAGCCGGATGCGCTGCGCGTCCATGAACCGCCGGTCGATGCCATCGGTGCGGACATGGTGGTGCTGGCCAGCGGGATCGGCGACCCGCAGCCGGTCGAGAGCGTGGCCCGCGGCATCGGTGCTGCCGTGCGGCCGCTGCCGCCCGTGCATCTTGCCGCCCGGCGTCGCGCGGACGGCGGCTTTGACCTGTCCTGGATCCGGCAGAGCCGCGAAGGCGGGCGCTGGATTGACGGCACAGACGCGCCGCTTGGCGAGGAGCGCGAGGCTTATCGGCTTGAGATTGTAACGGAATCCGGTCCTGCGCGCAGCTGGCTGAGCGACCGCGCGTTTCATGTCTATGGCCCCGATGACGTCGCGCGCGACCGGCTGGCCGGTGTCAGCGTGACGATGCGGGTCGTGCAGCTGGGCAGCTTTGCCGCCTCGCAGCCCGCCCAGCTGCGGATCGCGCTGGGAGCCTGA
- a CDS encoding right-handed parallel beta-helix repeat-containing protein, translating to MRITTAQDLAAALRKCVGGEHIESAAPLTGVSLHGYRFPVDKPVRITGHFRADQRARNGWTNAVEVHQCASIEFVDSHFEAVVVSEYERYARGLYVERGERIALRRCRLGDGNQGALINRVDGLAIEDCDFANLGNFGLQGAVLKNFVLRRNIFRGFHLAFDPTLSAHVSPHGDAVQLMAVPGYEEGCERGLFEDNLIFCDPDNKVQGIYFQDLDDCALRAGRPHRDIHFKRDILLGAGWDALALDVAGGGLVIEDVQALMIQGGRPAPSEPPGGQQVVEARINIARKDGAEFRRSTASRLLLPGRYNAQVEGFTVSPQITLAQADQIASAWLARHRKKSAATDPLMDEIARLTAERGDLDAQRAAISRRIRQIDSRLRTLRRQAAAPISGARAV from the coding sequence ATGCGGATCACGACAGCACAGGATCTCGCGGCCGCGCTCCGGAAGTGCGTCGGCGGCGAGCATATCGAATCCGCCGCGCCGCTCACGGGTGTCAGCCTGCATGGCTACCGCTTCCCGGTCGACAAGCCCGTGCGGATCACCGGGCATTTTCGCGCCGATCAACGCGCCCGAAATGGGTGGACGAACGCTGTTGAGGTCCATCAGTGCGCCAGCATCGAGTTTGTGGACAGCCATTTCGAGGCCGTGGTGGTGTCCGAGTACGAGCGCTACGCGCGCGGATTGTATGTGGAGCGTGGCGAGCGGATTGCGCTCCGGCGCTGCCGACTTGGCGACGGCAATCAGGGCGCTTTGATCAACAGGGTGGACGGCCTGGCCATCGAGGATTGCGATTTCGCGAACCTCGGCAATTTCGGGCTACAGGGCGCAGTCCTGAAAAACTTCGTGTTGCGCCGCAACATTTTTCGCGGCTTCCACTTGGCTTTCGACCCGACCCTTTCTGCCCATGTGTCACCGCACGGCGATGCGGTGCAGCTCATGGCGGTCCCTGGATACGAAGAAGGCTGCGAACGTGGATTGTTTGAAGACAATCTGATCTTCTGCGACCCGGACAACAAGGTGCAAGGCATCTATTTTCAAGATCTCGATGACTGCGCACTCAGGGCGGGTCGGCCGCATCGTGACATCCATTTCAAGCGCGACATCTTGCTGGGGGCGGGCTGGGACGCGCTGGCACTCGACGTAGCGGGAGGCGGCCTCGTGATCGAGGACGTGCAAGCGCTGATGATCCAGGGTGGCCGTCCCGCGCCCAGCGAGCCTCCGGGCGGTCAACAGGTCGTTGAAGCTCGCATCAACATCGCCCGTAAAGATGGGGCTGAGTTCCGCCGCTCGACAGCATCGCGACTGCTACTACCTGGCCGATACAACGCGCAGGTTGAAGGCTTTACCGTCTCGCCGCAGATCACCCTGGCACAGGCCGACCAGATTGCCTCAGCGTGGCTGGCGCGCCACCGGAAAAAGAGCGCGGCCACTGATCCGCTTATGGACGAGATCGCGAGGCTGACCGCCGAGCGCGGCGACCTGGACGCGCAACGCGCGGCGATCTCACGGCGTATCCGGCAAATCGACAGCAGGCTTCGCACGCTGCGGCGGCAAGCGGCGGCTCCCATTTCTGGCGCGCGCGCCGTCTAG
- a CDS encoding PBECR2 nuclease fold domain-containing protein translates to MADIRASIGLPPTDTLEAFRSKGVYPVTADWDRVWQEENARAFYVTKMLDRTLAERVRASLDDVIAKGGTFEQWKQTIVPQLQAAGWYGRIDGRPELTGVDYPIFVGEGRLRTIYDTNLRMARAAGKWKRIQALKSVAPYLRYSAILDSRTRPDHRLWHGTILPVDHPWWDTHFPPCGWRCRCTVVQLSDRDLKARGWKVTETPPDSSLRPWRKSDGTVVQVPQGIDPGFAYNPGKAHLRGLAPGPIDGGLRFPIIGPDRKASDETPAERTARLDRLAELPPMPQPREVSSDLLLSRDTPPEDAIQRFLDHFGQRGITDGVVRLIEDVAGEPLVISDSFFFRGGVAGQGPLKLDDKGFRTEHLLLLAETLISPDEIWWAWEYFDALGRWQMRRRYLARFLVDGQTRAMILSMNTGAAGWEGVSAFASKRGTNYLTNQRGGVLAWRRPE, encoded by the coding sequence ATGGCAGATATTCGCGCCTCGATCGGGCTGCCGCCCACTGACACGCTCGAGGCGTTCCGTTCGAAGGGCGTCTATCCGGTCACGGCCGACTGGGACCGGGTGTGGCAGGAAGAAAATGCTCGCGCATTTTATGTCACCAAGATGCTCGATCGCACGCTTGCGGAGCGGGTCCGGGCGTCGTTGGATGACGTGATCGCCAAGGGCGGCACTTTTGAGCAGTGGAAACAGACGATTGTGCCCCAGCTGCAGGCCGCTGGCTGGTATGGGCGCATCGATGGGCGGCCGGAGCTGACCGGCGTCGACTATCCGATATTTGTCGGAGAGGGACGCCTTCGGACCATCTACGACACGAACCTGCGCATGGCGCGGGCCGCAGGCAAATGGAAGCGCATTCAGGCGCTAAAGTCCGTCGCTCCGTATCTGCGCTACTCGGCAATCCTGGACAGCCGCACGCGCCCTGACCACCGGCTGTGGCATGGCACCATCCTGCCGGTCGACCATCCTTGGTGGGACACGCACTTCCCGCCGTGCGGATGGCGGTGCCGATGCACCGTGGTGCAGCTTTCTGATCGTGACCTGAAAGCGCGCGGCTGGAAGGTCACTGAGACCCCGCCGGACAGCAGCCTGCGGCCGTGGCGAAAATCGGATGGCACTGTCGTCCAGGTGCCTCAAGGGATCGATCCCGGGTTCGCCTACAACCCTGGGAAAGCACATCTACGCGGGCTCGCCCCAGGACCGATAGACGGCGGGCTGCGATTTCCGATCATCGGTCCCGACCGCAAGGCGTCAGATGAAACGCCGGCCGAACGGACCGCCCGCCTCGACCGGCTCGCCGAACTGCCGCCAATGCCTCAACCGCGTGAGGTCTCGTCCGACCTGCTGCTGTCCCGCGACACACCGCCAGAGGACGCCATTCAGCGCTTTCTCGACCATTTCGGGCAGCGCGGGATTACGGACGGCGTGGTGCGCCTCATCGAGGACGTGGCAGGTGAGCCGCTCGTGATCTCGGACAGCTTCTTTTTCCGGGGCGGCGTTGCAGGCCAAGGACCGCTGAAGCTCGACGATAAGGGATTTCGCACCGAACATCTGCTTTTGCTCGCTGAGACATTGATCTCGCCCGACGAGATTTGGTGGGCATGGGAGTATTTCGACGCGCTCGGCCGGTGGCAGATGCGCCGCCGTTATTTGGCTCGCTTTCTGGTGGACGGGCAGACCCGCGCAATGATCCTGTCCATGAATACTGGCGCGGCCGGCTGGGAGGGCGTGTCTGCCTTCGCATCAAAGCGCGGCACAAATTATCTGACCAACCAGAGGGGAGGCGTGCTTGCATGGCGTCGCCCCGAATAG